The Sphingomonas alpina genome has a segment encoding these proteins:
- a CDS encoding alpha/beta hydrolase, translating to MVIFGNRILAAVVGCLIAAPVMAATPRPENAAARFEKVDCAIPVADGERIDCGMLIVPENRNKPASRTIRLPVMILRSTGITPAPDPVVYLPGGPGLSSVEGRTTGKGNPFLAERDQILLEGRGNKFAQPSLACPELNQLRAASAAGHAQTAAAKRCRTALIASGIDLDGYTSAESADDLEDLRRLLRVRQWNLIGYSYGTRLAQTVLARHPEGVRSVVLDSVLPVDINYDEMAGSALRRAIHLVFDGCASDPVCDTRHPDLRNRFAALIARADRKGITAPNGRVLRGRDIVEAIGAALQQPRLIPALPHLMDEVANDRIEGLLPLLQPGPSSFNWGQRLSIWCGEEMPFEKRERMEAQISPGLGLGGVDGRTATLETCAAWGVRAAEPSANEAVTSDVPILILAGEFDPVTPPDWGRRLLRTMPNARFVLIPGQAHGAMFNRCGGQLTIAFLRDPGAPLNLECVSKMSGPAFSD from the coding sequence TTGGTCATCTTCGGTAATCGCATCCTTGCTGCCGTGGTGGGGTGCCTGATCGCTGCACCGGTGATGGCCGCGACGCCGCGACCGGAGAACGCAGCAGCACGTTTTGAGAAGGTAGACTGTGCGATTCCTGTTGCGGACGGTGAACGGATCGACTGCGGCATGCTCATTGTCCCCGAAAACCGCAACAAGCCCGCCAGCCGGACCATCAGGCTTCCGGTGATGATCCTGCGCAGTACTGGAATTACCCCTGCTCCTGATCCGGTCGTCTATCTGCCGGGGGGACCAGGCCTCAGCAGCGTCGAGGGCCGTACGACGGGCAAGGGTAATCCATTTCTGGCCGAGCGCGACCAGATCCTGCTCGAGGGCCGCGGCAACAAGTTCGCGCAGCCATCGCTTGCCTGCCCTGAATTGAACCAGCTCCGGGCCGCCAGCGCGGCGGGGCATGCCCAAACGGCTGCGGCGAAACGCTGCCGCACGGCCCTGATTGCGTCCGGGATTGATCTTGACGGCTATACCTCTGCCGAATCCGCTGACGACCTTGAGGATTTACGCCGTCTGCTCCGTGTTCGGCAGTGGAATCTGATTGGCTATTCCTATGGCACACGCCTGGCGCAGACGGTGCTCGCGCGGCACCCGGAGGGGGTCCGCAGCGTCGTGCTCGACTCCGTTTTGCCGGTCGACATCAACTATGACGAGATGGCCGGATCCGCACTTCGGCGCGCGATCCACCTTGTCTTTGATGGATGCGCGAGCGATCCCGTATGCGATACGCGGCACCCCGATCTCCGAAATCGGTTCGCTGCGCTGATCGCACGCGCCGATCGGAAGGGTATCACCGCGCCGAACGGCCGCGTCCTGCGTGGTCGCGACATTGTCGAAGCCATCGGTGCGGCGCTTCAGCAGCCCCGATTGATCCCTGCACTGCCCCATTTGATGGATGAGGTTGCGAACGACCGCATTGAGGGATTGCTTCCGCTGCTCCAGCCTGGCCCGTCCAGTTTCAACTGGGGCCAGCGGCTTTCCATATGGTGCGGTGAAGAAATGCCGTTTGAAAAGCGCGAGCGGATGGAGGCGCAAATCTCACCCGGCCTTGGATTAGGGGGCGTGGACGGACGCACCGCGACACTGGAAACCTGTGCGGCCTGGGGCGTGCGCGCCGCAGAGCCATCTGCCAACGAGGCCGTGACAAGCGACGTGCCGATATTGATTCTCGCTGGCGAATTCGACCCTGTCACCCCGCCCGACTGGGGGAGGCGTCTTCTGCGTACCATGCCCAACGCTCGATTCGTACTGATTCCGGGCCAGGCCCATGGTGCGATGTTCAATCGCTGCGGAGGGCAACTGACAATAGCGTTCCTTCGCGATCCCGGCGCCCCGCTCAATCTCGAATGTGTATCGAAGATGTCCGGGCCGGCATTTTCAGATTGA
- a CDS encoding BlaI/MecI/CopY family transcriptional regulator produces the protein MASTDLPKPTEAELELLAALWEKGEATVRELFDGLSGDRPRGYTSVLKTLQIMTEKGLVERTEQGKAHVYRAAASRSDTRSQLLRDLTTRLFAGSAAQLAMHALSMETVDADELGEIRRLIEAKRPKP, from the coding sequence ATGGCCAGTACCGATCTCCCCAAACCCACCGAAGCCGAACTGGAGCTGCTCGCGGCGCTGTGGGAGAAGGGTGAGGCGACGGTGCGCGAGTTGTTCGACGGCCTCAGCGGCGACCGTCCGCGCGGCTATACTTCGGTGCTGAAGACGCTGCAGATCATGACCGAGAAGGGCTTGGTCGAGCGGACTGAGCAGGGCAAGGCGCATGTCTATCGCGCTGCCGCCAGCCGGAGCGACACGCGAAGCCAGTTGCTGCGCGACCTGACCACACGGCTGTTCGCGGGATCGGCCGCACAGCTCGCGATGCATGCACTGTCGATGGAAACGGTCGACGCTGACGAGCTTGGCGAGATTCGCAGGCTGATCGAGGCGAAGAGACCGAAACCGTGA
- a CDS encoding SDR family NAD(P)-dependent oxidoreductase, with amino-acid sequence MTGAAVVIGASGGIGGAFEAALIEEGAFDLVHGFARSGSGRRHIDLTNEASIAAAAAVVATGPAPTLIFVATGLLHQDDHGPEKAYAELDPDWLARTLAINAIGPALLAKHFLPLLPRTGRTVFAALTARVGSIADNRLGGWYGYRASKAALNMLIRTLAIEERRRNSSSIVVGLHPGTVDTALSRPFQGNVTPGNLFAPDRAAVQLLDVIDGLRAPDSGKFFGWDGAEIPA; translated from the coding sequence TTGACTGGCGCAGCGGTCGTGATCGGTGCGTCCGGCGGCATCGGCGGCGCATTCGAAGCGGCTTTGATCGAGGAGGGCGCGTTCGATCTCGTGCACGGTTTTGCCCGGAGCGGGAGCGGCAGGCGGCACATCGATCTGACCAACGAGGCCAGCATTGCCGCTGCTGCTGCGGTTGTGGCGACGGGCCCGGCACCGACGCTGATCTTTGTCGCGACGGGCCTGCTTCACCAGGACGATCATGGTCCCGAAAAGGCCTATGCCGAGCTCGATCCCGACTGGCTTGCCCGAACTCTTGCGATCAACGCGATCGGCCCAGCGCTGCTCGCCAAGCATTTTCTGCCGCTGTTGCCCAGAACCGGCCGCACGGTTTTCGCCGCGTTGACCGCGCGGGTCGGCAGCATCGCCGATAACAGGCTTGGCGGCTGGTACGGCTATCGCGCTTCCAAGGCAGCGCTCAACATGCTGATCCGCACCCTCGCGATCGAGGAAAGGCGCCGCAACAGCAGTTCGATCGTGGTCGGCCTGCATCCCGGCACGGTCGACACGGCTCTGTCCCGCCCGTTTCAAGGCAATGTGACGCCCGGAAACCTGTTCGCTCCCGACCGTGCGGCGGTCCAGCTGCTCGATGTCATCGACGGGTTGCGAGCACCGGACAGCGGCAAATTCTTTGGCTGGGACGGCGCCGAAATCCCCGCATGA
- a CDS encoding M56 family metallopeptidase, whose protein sequence is MTLHADALAWTLIHFCWQAAAIALVHGAVDRSLSGISSRARYGLALAAMLAMVGAAIVTLVHQEMLARVAALSAIIPIAGQGVALADMAMDAGAGFRQVSAWFPTNGALLFWLDMAWLAGVSLQSVRAIGGWIVLRRLVGAADMVVPVALSAMADGLCARMNLRPVALRLSRQVSGPFVMGLFRSVVVVPLSALAALSPDQLEAVLAHELAHVRRADYFWNLLQTLVETLFFFHPAIWWIGRRLREEREHCCDDLALAACGNPLAFATALCTLEAARSPGLALALDGHRPASALRRRVAHILGEAVPAPHRAASLLLAGIAALGLCAVSVLPHARASIVQPARAKTVQIRPVAIAGTATIATDASRTEAAGPAAPEPLAVTTATDPASVDPVPLTPSTPQAPRAESYEEAMLQAGYAGEMRALPSLEQDGVTPDYLRTILALGLGAPNAKQLRILWSNGARAADLETFRAVGAAPSTLYDFVGYSLFGVTPALITGMREAGFDGIPPGRLVKLAKVGVTPAYAAAARRARPDIDLRQLIGQRMDENDRERAASDGAGGG, encoded by the coding sequence GTGACGCTGCATGCCGACGCGCTTGCCTGGACGCTGATCCATTTCTGCTGGCAGGCAGCGGCGATCGCCCTTGTCCATGGCGCTGTCGACCGGTCTCTTTCCGGAATCAGCAGCCGCGCACGCTATGGCCTGGCGCTTGCCGCGATGCTGGCGATGGTCGGCGCGGCCATTGTCACCTTGGTCCATCAGGAAATGCTGGCACGGGTTGCCGCGCTCTCCGCCATCATCCCGATCGCCGGCCAAGGCGTGGCACTGGCAGACATGGCAATGGATGCCGGAGCCGGGTTCCGGCAGGTGTCGGCCTGGTTCCCGACCAACGGGGCATTGTTATTCTGGCTCGACATGGCGTGGCTTGCCGGGGTGTCGTTGCAGTCGGTCAGGGCGATCGGCGGATGGATCGTGCTGCGCCGTCTCGTTGGTGCGGCGGATATGGTGGTGCCGGTGGCCCTGTCGGCAATGGCCGACGGGTTATGCGCCCGTATGAACCTGCGTCCGGTCGCGTTGCGGCTGTCCCGGCAGGTCTCCGGGCCGTTTGTGATGGGCCTGTTCCGTTCCGTCGTGGTCGTGCCGCTTTCCGCGCTCGCTGCCTTGTCACCCGATCAGCTTGAGGCGGTGCTGGCGCATGAACTCGCCCATGTCCGCCGCGCCGATTATTTCTGGAACTTGCTGCAGACCTTGGTCGAAACCCTGTTCTTCTTCCATCCCGCGATATGGTGGATCGGGCGCAGGCTGCGCGAGGAACGCGAACATTGCTGCGACGATCTGGCGTTGGCAGCGTGCGGCAACCCGCTGGCCTTCGCCACCGCCTTGTGCACGCTGGAGGCGGCGCGAAGCCCTGGTCTGGCCCTTGCGCTCGACGGGCATCGACCGGCCTCGGCGTTGCGTCGCAGGGTCGCGCATATCCTGGGAGAGGCAGTGCCGGCACCGCATCGCGCGGCATCGCTGCTGCTTGCGGGCATCGCCGCTCTAGGCCTGTGCGCGGTCTCGGTTCTTCCGCACGCGCGTGCATCCATTGTGCAGCCTGCCCGGGCCAAAACCGTGCAGATCCGGCCCGTCGCCATAGCCGGGACTGCGACGATCGCGACTGACGCCAGCCGAACGGAAGCAGCTGGGCCAGCCGCGCCCGAGCCGCTCGCCGTCACCACCGCAACCGATCCAGCGAGCGTCGATCCTGTACCGCTCACGCCGTCGACACCGCAGGCGCCACGCGCCGAATCCTATGAGGAAGCGATGCTGCAGGCCGGCTACGCCGGCGAGATGCGTGCGCTCCCGTCATTGGAGCAGGACGGTGTCACGCCCGATTATCTGCGCACCATCCTTGCGCTTGGGCTGGGCGCCCCCAATGCCAAGCAACTGAGGATTCTCTGGTCGAACGGCGCCCGCGCCGCCGATCTCGAGACGTTCCGCGCGGTCGGAGCAGCGCCGTCGACCCTCTATGATTTCGTCGGCTATAGCCTGTTCGGCGTGACCCCGGCGCTGATCACCGGCATGCGCGAGGCCGGCTTCGATGGTATTCCGCCAGGCAGGCTGGTCAAACTCGCCAAGGTCGGGGTCACGCCGGCCTATGCCGCCGCGGCGAGACGGGCGCGGCCTGACATCGACCTCCGACAGCTGATCGGCCAGCGGATGGACGAGAATGACAGGGAACGCGCCGCGAGCGACGGAGCCGGCGGCGGCTAG
- a CDS encoding polysaccharide deacetylase family protein, which produces MASPSIGSIHRPAPPAAADRVLWSDDFGTRFTIMVDTEEEFDWSAPLSRESRNVSAIGALPEGHRRFADCGVPLTYLVDHPVATDPLSIDILRDVLTDGRSAIGTQLHPWVNPPFEEALTPANSFAGNLPETLEAAKLGVLTNAIATAFGASPLVYRAGRYGIGPATVALLASRGYRIDSSMRACYDYSAEGGPDFRAVGNHAFHVGGMMELPLTTVFTGLARHGGAGLYEALGRIPKGRGLFARTGLLSRVALTPEDMPLADALEAIAVALGQGVRVLNFSFHSPSLAPGHTPYVRDAADLAVFNRWWDKVLADLDRRGVRPVSLAELIAAGTRP; this is translated from the coding sequence ATCGCCTCGCCCTCGATCGGGTCGATCCATCGCCCCGCGCCACCGGCCGCAGCCGACCGGGTCTTGTGGTCCGACGATTTCGGCACGCGATTCACGATCATGGTCGATACCGAGGAAGAGTTCGACTGGAGCGCACCCTTGTCGCGCGAGTCGCGCAACGTCTCGGCGATCGGTGCGCTGCCCGAGGGACATCGCCGTTTTGCCGACTGCGGCGTGCCACTGACCTATCTGGTTGACCATCCGGTCGCGACCGACCCTTTGTCGATCGACATCTTGCGCGACGTCCTGACAGATGGTCGCTCGGCGATCGGCACGCAGCTTCATCCCTGGGTCAATCCGCCGTTCGAGGAAGCGCTGACCCCGGCCAATAGTTTTGCCGGCAATCTGCCAGAGACGCTGGAAGCGGCGAAGCTCGGCGTGCTTACCAATGCCATCGCGACAGCATTCGGTGCGTCCCCTTTGGTCTATCGCGCCGGGCGTTATGGAATAGGGCCCGCTACCGTAGCGTTGCTGGCATCGCGCGGTTACCGGATCGATAGCTCGATGCGCGCTTGTTATGATTATAGTGCGGAAGGTGGCCCGGATTTCCGGGCGGTCGGCAATCACGCATTCCATGTCGGCGGGATGATGGAGTTGCCGCTCACCACCGTTTTTACCGGCCTGGCCCGTCATGGCGGTGCCGGGCTTTACGAGGCGCTCGGCCGTATTCCGAAAGGGCGTGGGCTGTTCGCTCGTACCGGCTTGTTATCGCGCGTTGCCCTGACGCCGGAGGACATGCCGCTCGCCGACGCGCTGGAGGCAATCGCCGTGGCGCTGGGGCAGGGGGTGCGGGTGCTCAACTTCTCGTTCCACTCGCCATCGCTCGCGCCGGGGCACACGCCCTATGTTCGCGATGCTGCGGATCTCGCTGTGTTCAATCGCTGGTGGGACAAGGTGCTGGCGGATCTCGATCGGCGCGGCGTGCGCCCCGTGTCGCTCGCCGAATTGATTGCCGCGGGCACGCGACCGTAA
- a CDS encoding sensor histidine kinase: protein MSTPFGAQSAWRQLVDLIGRRRVPVSPAAITRLKAIRVQVPPPVRAASARSLSYADPPAELVHLFAEDDITIAAPVLRVARMRADQWIDMLPGLSPAGRSILRHRRDLAPEVRRALESFGSVDFRLSAAGGEALFEAGVEPGGIDTDFELPKMPLPGPKTGILRGESQAAEIEPVDAVILPMQTAPAESAFVSLGSVALGLPVVAEALRQAEGGDAPSSGTDPLDSQSTGPFEINELLQRIDAYQRQREDKPSIPLLRSDNDAQPALFDLEPVQSPSFRFETDAAGIVRWIEGAARAPLIGLPLDFAALPNGSRVDGVAAGAFRRRAGFANARLVVEGNSDAAGQWRITGIPVFDRETGRFTGYRGTARRPRADESAEPARVSRNPQSDALRQLVHELRTPTNAIAGFAEMIETQLLGPVPQPYRDHASQIRSQAADLLTAIDDIDLAARIESNALDLRPGTVPVASLLAQIADDLASLARLRGTVLMIKPGSPEMAIAGDDRAVERLIARLMATLVASGSKGEKIEIGAESGPDAQVVLTFDRPQSLAAYGVESILTIDAEAEAEAEGAPLLGTGFALRLARNLASELGGALVIGEQALTLHLPAAVIAPVEQVSSS from the coding sequence ATGTCGACGCCGTTTGGCGCGCAGTCGGCATGGCGCCAACTGGTCGACCTGATCGGTCGACGCCGGGTGCCGGTAAGCCCGGCAGCGATCACGCGTCTCAAGGCGATTCGCGTGCAGGTGCCGCCGCCGGTGCGCGCGGCGAGTGCCCGGTCCCTGTCCTATGCCGATCCCCCGGCTGAACTGGTGCATCTGTTCGCCGAGGATGACATCACCATCGCGGCGCCGGTGTTGCGCGTCGCACGGATGCGTGCTGACCAATGGATCGATATGCTGCCCGGCCTGTCGCCGGCCGGCCGGTCGATCTTGCGCCACCGTCGTGACCTCGCGCCCGAGGTTCGCCGTGCACTGGAGAGCTTCGGATCGGTAGATTTCCGTCTGTCCGCGGCTGGCGGCGAAGCGCTGTTTGAGGCTGGCGTTGAGCCGGGCGGAATCGACACCGACTTCGAGCTTCCGAAAATGCCGTTGCCCGGCCCCAAAACCGGAATATTGCGGGGCGAGTCACAGGCAGCTGAGATCGAGCCGGTGGATGCCGTCATCCTGCCGATGCAGACTGCCCCCGCCGAATCGGCATTTGTCTCGCTTGGGTCGGTCGCACTTGGCCTGCCGGTCGTTGCCGAGGCGTTGCGTCAGGCGGAAGGAGGTGATGCTCCTTCGTCGGGAACCGACCCGCTCGACAGCCAGTCCACCGGGCCCTTTGAGATCAACGAACTGCTCCAGCGTATCGACGCCTATCAGCGTCAGCGCGAGGACAAGCCCAGCATTCCCTTGTTGCGGAGCGATAATGACGCTCAGCCGGCGCTGTTCGATCTCGAGCCTGTCCAGTCGCCCAGTTTCCGGTTCGAAACCGATGCGGCCGGAATCGTCCGCTGGATCGAAGGAGCCGCGCGTGCGCCATTGATCGGCCTGCCGCTCGATTTCGCCGCATTGCCCAATGGATCACGCGTCGACGGCGTCGCGGCAGGTGCGTTCCGCCGTCGTGCCGGATTTGCCAATGCCCGCCTGGTCGTCGAGGGCAATTCGGATGCGGCGGGGCAGTGGCGGATCACCGGCATCCCGGTATTTGACCGCGAAACCGGACGGTTCACCGGCTATCGTGGCACCGCCCGTCGCCCTCGCGCGGACGAAAGCGCGGAACCGGCGCGCGTCTCTCGCAACCCGCAATCGGACGCGTTGCGCCAGCTCGTCCATGAATTGCGCACACCGACCAACGCCATTGCCGGCTTTGCGGAGATGATCGAGACGCAACTGCTCGGGCCCGTTCCGCAGCCCTATCGCGACCATGCCAGCCAGATCCGCAGTCAGGCCGCGGACCTGCTGACGGCAATCGACGATATCGATCTGGCGGCGCGGATCGAATCCAACGCGCTCGACCTTCGGCCCGGCACGGTTCCCGTCGCATCCCTGCTGGCGCAGATCGCGGACGATCTTGCGTCTCTCGCGCGATTGCGCGGCACCGTTCTGATGATCAAACCCGGCTCGCCGGAAATGGCCATTGCGGGCGACGACCGCGCCGTCGAGCGGTTGATCGCTCGGCTCATGGCGACATTGGTCGCGTCGGGCAGCAAGGGTGAGAAGATCGAGATCGGCGCTGAATCCGGTCCCGACGCGCAGGTCGTGCTGACCTTCGATCGCCCGCAGTCGCTTGCCGCTTATGGCGTCGAGAGCATCCTGACGATCGACGCCGAGGCGGAAGCGGAGGCCGAGGGCGCACCGTTGCTTGGGACGGGCTTTGCACTCCGGCTGGCGCGCAATCTCGCCAGTGAGCTTGGCGGCGCGCTGGTGATCGGCGAGCAGGCCTTGACTTTGCACTTGCCTGCCGCCGTTATCGCGCCTGTGGAGCAGGTTTCTTCCAGCTGA
- a CDS encoding Lrp/AsnC family transcriptional regulator translates to MAFDQIDRQILGLLQDDGRMTNVELAERVGLTAPPCLRRVRALEDAGAIKGYHAQLDAAALGYPITVFAMVSLRSQAEHDLAAFEDHVAAIPEIRECHMLNGEIDFILKIVAGDLKSFQDILTTHLTPAPNVASVKTSLTIRTAKSVPGIPVRPS, encoded by the coding sequence ATGGCGTTTGATCAAATCGACCGGCAGATTTTGGGATTGTTGCAGGACGATGGACGAATGACGAATGTCGAGCTCGCCGAAAGGGTCGGTTTGACCGCCCCGCCCTGCCTGCGCCGCGTCCGCGCGCTGGAGGATGCCGGAGCGATCAAGGGCTATCATGCACAACTCGACGCGGCGGCGTTGGGATATCCGATAACCGTCTTCGCGATGGTCAGCTTGCGCAGCCAGGCCGAGCACGATCTCGCCGCATTCGAGGATCATGTCGCCGCGATCCCGGAAATCCGCGAATGCCATATGCTCAATGGCGAAATCGACTTCATCCTGAAGATCGTTGCCGGCGACCTGAAGAGTTTCCAGGATATATTGACGACGCATCTCACCCCGGCCCCGAATGTCGCAAGCGTCAAGACTTCCCTGACGATCCGAACCGCCAAGTCGGTGCCCGGGATACCCGTCCGCCCTTCCTGA
- the yaaA gene encoding peroxide stress protein YaaA — MIAVLSPAKTLDYAKPIPAVTPTEPRFATEAAGLAASAANLSQKRLAALMDISKPLAKLNADRFAGFGDAPDRPAIFAFAGDVYTGFEARTVDEAGIAFAQDHVRMLSGLYGLLRPLDAMRPYRLEMGTRWAPRRKSLYDWWGSRIAHLLAQDAAEEGSGVVLNLASQEYWAAVAGKLPQDIRVIQVDFREPGPDGPRFVSFNAKRARGMMARWLCEHRISDVEAMQGFDTDGYRFDPAESNDTQWRFMRGAA, encoded by the coding sequence ATGATCGCTGTGCTTTCCCCTGCAAAAACCCTGGACTACGCCAAGCCGATTCCGGCCGTGACCCCGACCGAGCCGCGTTTCGCGACAGAGGCGGCGGGACTGGCTGCATCGGCGGCGAATCTCAGCCAGAAACGGCTGGCGGCGCTGATGGATATTTCCAAGCCGCTGGCGAAACTCAATGCGGATCGGTTCGCCGGATTCGGCGATGCGCCCGATCGCCCGGCGATCTTCGCCTTTGCCGGGGACGTCTATACCGGATTCGAGGCACGGACCGTCGATGAGGCGGGGATCGCCTTTGCCCAGGATCATGTCCGGATGCTGTCCGGCCTGTACGGCCTGCTCCGCCCGCTCGATGCGATGCGACCTTATCGGCTGGAAATGGGCACGCGCTGGGCACCGCGGCGCAAGAGTCTCTACGATTGGTGGGGCAGCCGCATCGCACACCTGCTCGCACAGGATGCCGCCGAGGAAGGGTCTGGCGTCGTACTCAACCTGGCCAGCCAGGAATATTGGGCAGCAGTCGCCGGCAAGCTGCCGCAGGATATTCGCGTCATCCAGGTCGATTTCCGCGAGCCCGGCCCGGACGGGCCGCGTTTCGTCAGCTTCAACGCCAAGCGCGCGCGCGGCATGATGGCGCGCTGGCTATGCGAGCACCGCATCAGCGACGTCGAGGCGATGCAGGGTTTCGACACTGACGGCTATCGCTTCGACCCGGCCGAGAGCAACGACACGCAGTGGCGCTTCATGCGAGGCGCCGCTTGA